From the genome of Triticum aestivum cultivar Chinese Spring chromosome 1A, IWGSC CS RefSeq v2.1, whole genome shotgun sequence:
ATTGTAGTGTTCTAATTTGATTTCATGGAAGTACCGACTTACAGTTTCCTGCCAAATTCTCTGTGCATTCGAACCTTGTAAAGTCGTATGTTACTCTGGCTCCCTTTCATTACCCCCCTTATCCATTGCTTATTTGCTTAGCTAAATCCGGGTGACTTGAATTTTGAACCAGTTGAGTGTGATCAGCTCATCTGTATGATAATCAAGCAATAGCAGTATCTAATAGCCGGTTGCATTGTCTTCTGCAGGTATAATGAATATGATCAGCCCATCTGTAGGGTCTGCAACGTTACGTTGAAATCCGAAGCACTTTGGCCTGCGCACCAGGTTTCACGGAAACATCATGAGGTAAGCAGAGTAATAAAGCCATGTTAGTGTTTACTGAATAAGGAGAACTGTATGTACGACAGAAACGTGAATGTGGGGATTTCTATGCCGGTCTAGGTCTGTTTTCATATGGAAATTCAAAGTGTTAGCACTCAGTCTCCAGCTTTACTGGGTATGCTGTCATGTTGTTTGGTAGTTATTCTTGATATGAATATATGACCCCATAGCAAATTGGACAACCACTAAGGTTTACTTCAATGCAGTTTATTGATAGAAAAGCTCTGGTGAAGAAACATGTTGGGTATCAATAATAACTCATTTTTCGTGGTTTGCTGATAACCATGGTGTTTCATTTTTTTTCTGTTCATTTCAAGTATAGTTTTGCTACTTACTGTTAAGCTGCATGCTTTTTTCCTGATGAAAAGATTCATCTCATTTATGTATTGTAGCCATCTGACTGGAGTATATTTGCTGCGAAGGTGTCTGTGTACATTCTTTGTGAGCTGTGTTAATTTTTTTCCGATTTATGGTCCAGGCAAAAGCCGCTGCAGCCGCTAAAGTTACACCAGCTGCAGCTCCTCGTGGCAATAATGTCAGTCATGAACGACCAGCTGAGCCTCAGAAAGCAAAATCCTCTCCGATGCCTGCCAATTTTTTTGACAATCAGGGAACGAAAAGGCAAAGTGATGGTGAGAATGCCAAAACGCCCCCCTCCCTCCTCCCCACAAGCTAAAGATTCATAGTGTAAACTGAACTTGGTTAGCCTTGTCTATACTTCATTTGTTTGATTGTATTCTGCTCTGTGTCATCTTCCTTTGTTTGGTTAGTCTAGGTAAATTATCAGTATCATGGCTAAGGAATTGCTCACATCTAATTTCTTGTTTTGGCCTGCCACTGGTTGTCTGTTATGCTTACCATTGATTGTATTCTCACCAAGATAGTCAGATAGCATGTTGTATAGAGCAGTAATAATAGAGCACATTTGGTTCCTGCTAGACCAAGCAATTACCCACCTAACCTTGCTTAGCAAGGTATGCTTTTGTGCTAAAAAAACCTCACTTTGCATTGCAACCTTTATCATACGAGCAAGGAAAAGCTTGCCTATGGAGGCCATCCAGTCAAAGCCTTCATACATGACAGTTTACATTCCTCCTGGCTATACCTAATAACCGTTTTTCTTACAAAATTgccactccctccgtcccaaagtaAGCGACGCCAACTTTcaactaactttagtacaaagttgtactgaagttaagacacttattttgggacagagggggtATCATTTAAGCAAGAATGATGTTAGAACTAGTAAAGCTGCATGAACACATCCTAATTTCTGGATAGTAAGTACTATCAATATTGTTCTATTTTCTGTAGAGCACTAGAGCTTCCATCTATAGTGAACATTTTATGTATTTTCTGTGAAGATTCCTGCTAGCAGTATTATGTTGTAGTGGCAGCTAAAATGTGCATTTAGCAGTCGTGATGTACCTGAAGGTCTTGTTGACTTGAGTCCTTAATATAACAACTTTGATGGGTAGGTACTGGTTCTGAGGGAAGGTCTGTACATCATCAAGTGGCTAATGCTCAACCAGCAACCAAAGAAGCAAGTGCAAATAAACCATCTGTCAGGATGGACCAAGCACCCAATAAAGGGAATAAAAGCAGTACCGACGTGAAAGGAATTCTTCCAGGGAATTTTTTTGATTatgcagaagaagatgaagatgaagttccaactcctgctccagctccaaagGAGCCCAATAGGACTTCGGGCAATACCACCAACCCCAATCCCGTGCAGGTGAAAGGTGTCCCAGATGGCTTCTTCGATAGCAGTAACACACAGTCCAGTGAAACCAGTGCATCGTCTCAAGCGGCGAATAATCTGGAAACTGCTCAAGTAAAAGCTCTGCCCGAAGGATTCTTCGATAACAAAGATGCGGATCTCCGCGCACGCGGTATTCAACCTCCAAAAGTTGACATCAAGTAAGGTTTCTTCACTAAGATCTTGCAAGTGTATTGCCTCTCCATAAAAGAATTGCTATTCTTGCAGTCCTGTTGTTTCCATAATAATTAATCTGACTTAATGAAGTTTTGTTAGGATTTAAGGTATGGTTCTAGTCCAAGCTAGCCCTACCAAATATTtggctagccaaaattttggttgagctTTTGGTTGCCAATGAGacggccgacattggcaagaaaaatgaactagattAGACAAAGAGACATTGACATGCCAAAACAATGGTAACCAATCAAACCAAAACCAAATTTTTGGTCAGGACTAAAAAATTGGTAGCATGAGTATTGGCCACCATCCAAACATACCCTTATAGGCCTTTGTTTGGATGTGTAAGGAGCCTTTTATGACCTTAGCTAGCTTCACTCTACTGTTACAGAATAATGAGGTCCTAAATAAGCCATGTTACTTCTACAACCATGTTGCATTTTTGCACAGGTGCTGTCAAGTTACAAAACTGTAGAGTCTGGAAGGGTCAATAATCATTGTTTTCTGCTCTTGTGCTTGCTGTTGGAAAGCTTCTGTACCATAAACTCTTCTGTTTTTAAATGGATGGATGGGTAGGACTCCTGCCATTTTGCTAAAAACAATGCTTTTATGCTTAGTTTTTTGCGTTGTCTTGTCTGTGCAATTCTGCATTTCCTCTGTTGTTTCCATGCATTTTTTC
Proteins encoded in this window:
- the LOC123060850 gene encoding protein ABA AND ROS SENSITIVE 1, which gives rise to MDQRKALFRAKLREAKEKQEKRIDPSLVRYNEYDQPICRVCNVTLKSEALWPAHQVSRKHHEAKAAAAAKVTPAAAPRGNNVSHERPAEPQKAKSSPMPANFFDNQGTKRQSDGTGSEGRSVHHQVANAQPATKEASANKPSVRMDQAPNKGNKSSTDVKGILPGNFFDYAEEDEDEVPTPAPAPKEPNRTSGNTTNPNPVQVKGVPDGFFDSSNTQSSETSASSQAANNLETAQVKALPEGFFDNKDADLRARGIQPPKVDINDAYKEFEKEIQEDLQEVDDRLEEEEIDAAAEREEYLTLEQEEYRQRVDMLKKQLTESKAARTAKANSKPIGMDTDSSASDSSSDDEEDGTDFAVDWRAQYMK